One segment of Brassica napus cultivar Da-Ae chromosome C3, Da-Ae, whole genome shotgun sequence DNA contains the following:
- the LOC125583968 gene encoding 21 kDa protein-like isoform X1, producing the protein MAGSFRFNHHFLASLLITITITTLKSVHTTTTTTTNTEFVKSSCTFTTYPRLCVTSLSTQSSLIQTSHKLIAHAALNITLASAKATSAMMVRLSSSSRLKPREVSAMRDCVEELGDTLEELRKSIGEMGQLSGSNYEVYMSDIQTWVSAALTNENTCSDGFEGDDMNGKVKVLVRGRILVIAHLTSNALALINHFASIHG; encoded by the coding sequence atggCTGGATCTTTTAGATTTAATCATCACTTCCTCGCATCTCTTCTCATAACCATTACCATAACCACGCTCAAGTCGGTccatacaacaacaacaacaacaacaaacacggAGTTCGTAAAATCATCATGCACATTCACAACATACCCAAGACTCTGTGTCACTTCACTCTCAACTCAATCCAGTCTCATCCAAACCAGCCACAAGCTCATAGCTCATGCGGCTCTCAACATCACATTAGCCTCGGCTAAAGCCACGTCAGCAATGATGGTACGTCTCTCGAGTAGTAGTCGGCTCAAGCCGAGAGAAGTCTCGGCCATGAGAGACTGCGTTGAGGAGCTAGGTGACACGTTGGAGGAGCTTAGGAAATCGATAGGTGAGATGGGTCAGCTAAGTGGCTCGAACTATGAGGTCTACATGAGTGATATTCAGACTTGGGTTAGCGCTGCTCTGACCAATGAGAACACGTGCTCGGATGGATTTGAAGGAGATGACATGAATGGGAAGGTTAAGGTTTTGGTTAGAGGGAggattttggttattgctcatTTAACGAGTAATGCTTTAGCTTTGATTAATCACTTTGCTTCTATTCATGGTTAG
- the LOC125583968 gene encoding 21 kDa protein-like isoform X2, with protein MAGSFRFNHHFLASLLITITITTLKSVHTTTTTTTNTEFVKSSCTFTTYPRLCVTSLSTQSSLIQTSHKLIAHAALNITLASAKATSAMMVRLSSSSRLKPREVSAMRDCVEELGDTLEELRKSIGEMGQLSGSNYEVYMSDIQTWVSAALTNENTCSDGFEGDDMNGKVKVLVRGRILVIAHLTSNALALINHFASIHG; from the exons atggCTGGATCTTTTAG ATTTAATCATCACTTCCTCGCATCTCTTCTCATAACCATTACCATAACCACGCTCAAGTCGGTccatacaacaacaacaacaacaacaaacacggAGTTCGTAAAATCATCATGCACATTCACAACATACCCAAGACTCTGTGTCACTTCACTCTCAACTCAATCCAGTCTCATCCAAACCAGCCACAAGCTCATAGCTCATGCGGCTCTCAACATCACATTAGCCTCGGCTAAAGCCACGTCAGCAATGATGGTACGTCTCTCGAGTAGTAGTCGGCTCAAGCCGAGAGAAGTCTCGGCCATGAGAGACTGCGTTGAGGAGCTAGGTGACACGTTGGAGGAGCTTAGGAAATCGATAGGTGAGATGGGTCAGCTAAGTGGCTCGAACTATGAGGTCTACATGAGTGATATTCAGACTTGGGTTAGCGCTGCTCTGACCAATGAGAACACGTGCTCGGATGGATTTGAAGGAGATGACATGAATGGGAAGGTTAAGGTTTTGGTTAGAGGGAggattttggttattgctcatTTAACGAGTAATGCTTTAGCTTTGATTAATCACTTTGCTTCTATTCATGGTTAG
- the LOC106347212 gene encoding pectinesterase inhibitor 11-like: MAKLNQTFFLILSICYFLSPALTAATAASRAGASNKAVNFIQSSCKTTTYPAVCFHSLSAYANAIQTSPKRLAETALAVTLSRAQSTKLFVSRLTRFKGLKKREVEAIKDCVEEINDTIDRLTKSVQEMKLCGSAKNQEQFAFHMSNAQTWTSAALTDENTCSDGFSGRVTDGRIKNSVRARIVNVGHETSNALSLINAFAKKY, from the coding sequence ATGGccaaactaaaccaaacttTCTTTCTAATCCTCTCAATCTGCTACTTCTTATCGCCGGCGCTCACTGCCGCCACCGCAGCCTCACGGGCTGGAGCTTCCAATAAAGCCGTAAACTTCATCCAATCATCTTGCAAAACCACCACATACCCAGCCGTCTGCTTCCACTCCCTCTCAGCCTACGCAAATGCCATACAAACAAGCCCTAAACGCTTAGCCGAGACCGCTCTAGCCGTTACCCTGAGCCGAGCCCAATCCACGAAACTCTTCGTCTCGCGTCTGACGCGTTTCAAGGGCCTTAAGAAGCGCGAGGTTGAAGCCATCAAGGATTGCGTGGAGGAGATCAACGATACCATTGACCGTTTAACTAAGTCGGTCCAAGAGATGAAGCTATGTGGGAGTGCCAAAAATCAAGAACAGTTTGCGTTCCACATGAGTAATGCTCAGACTTGGACTAGTGCGGCTTTGACCGATGAGAACACTTGCTCAGATGGTTTCTCGGGTCGGGTCACGGATGGAAGGATCAAGAACTCGGTTCGAGCTAGAATTGTTAACGTGGGCCACGAAACCAGCAACGCCTTGTCCTTGATTAATGCATTTGCTAaaaagtattaa
- the LOC125583968 gene encoding 21 kDa protein-like isoform X3, with protein sequence MAGSFRFNHHFLASLLITITITTLKSVHTTTTTTTNTEFVKSSCTFTTYPRLCVTSLSTQSSLIQTSHKLIAHAALNITLASAKATSAMMVRLSSSSRLKPREVSAMRDCVEELGDTLEELRKSIGEMGQLSGSNYEVYMSDIQTWVSAALTNENTCSDGFEGDDMNGKVKVLVRGRILVIAHLTSNALALINHFASIHG encoded by the exons atggCTGGAT CTTTTAGATTTAATCATCACTTCCTCGCATCTCTTCTCATAACCATTACCATAACCACGCTCAAGTCGGTccatacaacaacaacaacaacaacaaacacggAGTTCGTAAAATCATCATGCACATTCACAACATACCCAAGACTCTGTGTCACTTCACTCTCAACTCAATCCAGTCTCATCCAAACCAGCCACAAGCTCATAGCTCATGCGGCTCTCAACATCACATTAGCCTCGGCTAAAGCCACGTCAGCAATGATGGTACGTCTCTCGAGTAGTAGTCGGCTCAAGCCGAGAGAAGTCTCGGCCATGAGAGACTGCGTTGAGGAGCTAGGTGACACGTTGGAGGAGCTTAGGAAATCGATAGGTGAGATGGGTCAGCTAAGTGGCTCGAACTATGAGGTCTACATGAGTGATATTCAGACTTGGGTTAGCGCTGCTCTGACCAATGAGAACACGTGCTCGGATGGATTTGAAGGAGATGACATGAATGGGAAGGTTAAGGTTTTGGTTAGAGGGAggattttggttattgctcatTTAACGAGTAATGCTTTAGCTTTGATTAATCACTTTGCTTCTATTCATGGTTAG
- the LOC106351804 gene encoding MYB-like transcription factor ODO1 gives MGGRKPCCDEVGLRKGPWTADEDGKLVDFLRTRGASGGWCWRDVPKLAGLKRCGKSCRLRWTNYLRPDLKRGLFSEEEIQLVIDLHAQLGNRWSKIAAELPGRTDNDIKNYWNTHIKRKLIRMGIDPNTHSPFDQQKVNHQKEETTLVNGQDPPHQAEAPVGLQKATSAGNLTHLADVDGDNIQPWSFLMENNGGGCSSVGELTMLLSGDITSSCSSSSSLWLKYGELGYEDLELGCFDD, from the exons ATGGGTGGTCGTAAACCATGTTGTGATGAGGTTGGACTGAGAAAGGGGCCATGGACGGCGGACGAAGATGGGAAACTAGTTGATTTCTTAAGAACGCGTGGAGCAAGCGGCGGATGGTGCTGGAGAGATGTGCCGAAGCTGGCGGGGCTAAAGAGGTGCGGCAAAAGTTGCCGTCTCCGGTGGACTAATTATCTGCGGCCAGATCTCAAGAGAGGTCTTTTTAGTGAAGAGGAAATTCAACTAGTCATTGATCTTCATGCGCAACTTGGCAAtag ATGGTCGAAGATTGCAGCAGAACTACCGGGAAGAACAGACAAcgatataaaaaattattggaaCACTCATATAAAGAGGAAGCTCATAAGAATGGGTATTGATCCAAACACACATAGTCCGTTTGACCAACAGAAAGTCAACCACCAGAAGGAGGAGACGACATTGGTCAACGGTCAAGACCCTCCGCACCAGGCAGAGGCACCAGTGGGTTTGCAGAAAGCTACGTCAGCAGGAAATCTAACCCACTTAGCTGACGTTGACGGTGACAATATTCAACCGTGGAGCTTTTTAATGGAGAACAACGGAGGAGGATGTTCCTCGGTGGGAGAGCTGACGATGCTGTTGTCCGGAGACATTACGTCATCATGTTCGTCTTCGTCATCGTTGTGGTTGAAGTATGGAGAGTTGGGATACGAAGATTTAGAACTTGGATGTTTCGACGACTAG